The sequence below is a genomic window from Uranotaenia lowii strain MFRU-FL chromosome 2, ASM2978415v1, whole genome shotgun sequence.
ATCCGTTCCCGAGCCTTCTCGTTCTCCTTCTCGAGATCGTCGCACTCCTGGACGCTGCTAGTCGGCAAACCGTGCCAGCGGATTTCCTTCTTCTCCTTGGAAATTATGTTCATCGCCATCAGCACATTGAGGGCGTCGTACACCCGCCTGCGGATGTTCTTCTGGTCGTAGGAAGCTGGATCCACACCGGGATGGCTTTGAGTTTCCTCAGCGACCAGCTCGTCGGCCACCTCGTTGTACGTGGTCGTGCCCTTTTCTTTCACCTTCTCGCAAACCTTCATCGAGAAGTGCCTCAGGCCACGGCCGATTTTGTCGGTTTTTCTCCGACGCGAGGCCGGGGTGTGAATCTGCTGACTGGCGGCGGCTTTCTTGCCATAGTTGTACTGTtgtgattgctggtgctgctgctgcaccTGGTGGTATTGTTGAGATCCTTTGTGGGTTGTTTGCTGCACCGTGGCCACTACCGGGGATGGCGGGGTGAAGCTTGTGGTGATGATGGACGCACTGGACGCCATCGGGCTGCTGGTCATCACGTTTCCGGTACTGATATACGAAGCAGACGCTGCTGGAATGGCGGCCGAAGTCGAGGGACTCATCGAGGTTGAAGGTGCTAGCATGGCGGTCAGATTTTTGCCACTAATCTGTCCCGGTGTGGCAATTAGCTTTAATTGacccttgaaaaaaatgttgttaattAGATACGGCTAACCTCACTGCAATGAAACAGCAACCTACCAACTGTGATGGGGAGATTCGAACCAGCGGTTTACCGTTGACACTTTTTCCCGCGGTAGCATTCACAAATTGCAACTCTACAAAAACAGTCACAAGAGCGACGAAGAAGATCAATTAATTATCGCACACGCCTCGCACAACGTTAGTTCAGCCGGAATTCCGACTAGTAGATGAGCTAAGCTGAAATACTTACTGGGACTGTTGACGGTTATTATCTTTTGTCCGGGCGCCAACTTCTGAACGATCGGGGTAGCAAAGTTCTGTAAAATAGATAACAAAATTTACGTCAATTCAATTTTCACGTACATTTCAGAACAAGATTCTCTAGAATGAAGTTCGATAATCGGAGAAACTAAGCGGGATATGTGTAGCTCTCAATGATTCACAACCGACTCAGGTACACGATTAGAAGCAGCTAAACGCTAAAAAGCTGCGAACTgttgtttgactttttttttattgcgtaTCGGTTTCTCATTTTGTTTTACCACCCAAAgggtgatgcaaaaatcgtttACCTACGACAACTCGAACGGGAAAGATGGATGAATGAGAGAATAGCTTTTTTTGTGCAATGCACAAGTGGAGAAAAAAGAACTTAACGCCGCGTGGTTCGCAGTTCGTTGCTTACTGACCTAGCgcggctttgaaaaaaaaaaccaccacaCAAAACGACTTTACAACGGCGAATGGAACCTGCCGTCGCAGTTTTGAGGGGTTAGAGCGCCAAGCTCAAGAGTATGCTGTTGCACGACGAAAGTGATACCTAATTCGCGGGGCTCACGTGTATGGCATGGCAGCATCTAAACGCGACGGAACATGAATGGAGCCGAGAACGTGCAAGTCGACGATGTTCATTTTGTATGCGTTCGCATTgtaatgtttttatttgaatgattttattcTAGTTTTAAAATGTTAACAGATGTTGTATAAGATATCGATGTGTGTATTCACATAACCCATTATGCTAAAGTCATACCATCAACAAACTATAGACTTTAGACAAACCTTTTaagcttttatttaaaatttcactttctagaaaaataattttcattaaaatgtaTGTTTAGTTGCTATGCTAAGTTTTCGTTatgaattttagttttcaattctgTTCCTAAATAGACTTTAACTAACATCctactcattaaaaaaaaacggattggctAGATTTTCTAGCTTGGTCAACCACACAGCGACATTTGATTCACCACATGAGTACCGTAAGGGAGTCACCTCGCACCTCTTCTGTTAATAATTTCGCGGATAACTTGTGTAGCACGTTTCACTCCGACACACTCTTTTACCTTTGTGCCGATGACGACCTGAATTTATTCAGGAAAATCATCGGCGGACCGTTGTTGACAATTTTACCTAACAAATTGACATGGGCACATTTGAAAAATGGTAAGCCTCTCGGGGGTAagaagcaaacatttttgtttatatatttCTAAACAAACTTTGTTATGCATTTCATAAACATCATAAAATCATCGAATAACAttcgaaaaaaacagcatttgccTACCAAAGTGAAGACAACGTAtgtcaaggccgtgcgaacggggggggggggaggggggggggggttaggggtttaacccctcccccccccatgaagatttttcccAAGTAAAATTTTACCATAGTTTTGGAAAGTAACTTGATGATAAATAAGTGTTAGCAAGGAGTCaaaaatttggctcgcctccggaaTTTAGTCCCTTGACTTGAAACATTTCATTCTACGACACTTTATCACGTTCACggtttaaaactaattttcattttaaacttcgatttaccattcaataaactttttgtattgaaactcctaacttgacatacaaaaaccctacttcgtctttagaatgggtttttattaagaagtgtgtAACTAGTAATCATTtattcatcgaatactaattttatgaATCAAAAAGTTGGAAACCATGCAATAGGCACAATGTTCAACAGAATTAgcagaaaaacaaatcaaaaatcttataactttaattcagttttaataaaatcgtttaccGTCTCTAAAAATGttgtgctgatatgaaatattcttcaagaaaccaatttcagtcttaatttcattttgtatttcttgttcTTCCTCAACATAAGttttgaaaaggttttgatCAATAACACAAGGTCACAAAATCTACATTTTTCCAagatgcaatgaatttaaaaaagtaattttgtttaACTTGAGTGCCCAAAATCTAAATATgctatttttcttcaaattttttttcaaatgtaggtTTAATAGTTTCACCTAAAAAtgacacatttaaaaaaaaatgtgatagtctaaattaaacaaaagattcgagttcaggacgctaaaatctaccaaatcaatcattaaaatataaGCACTAAAATCCTTTTCTCTTGAGTTATcaatgaaatttcttaaataagtttaaataatGGTAAGAcgtgattattgaaaaaaaaaaaatatttcttaatattatcttttaaatcataataaatatattgttataattttcaaatgaatttaccgaatttcatagtacagttttttccaattttcaaaaaaaattaccgaattttaaagtcaagctaatcaaatttttacaaatactTTTAATAggtttgtctatgtttttcaattttgaatttatgtgttttaaaacaaaaaccttTATCTTTTTCctaatccaaaattaaaatttcaaatcgcgataatttttttttcatattcgaaacacatcaactcttgagttgaaaatgaagagaagaaatgtaaattaagatgagtaataaatatcaattattatcattttcctaactatCAATCAGTGGTTAATTTTttacctgatctgacatttataTATTGGACATTAttcgaatttagatttttttttaaatctgtgttttggaaataattacatatttcaaatttgaaaactttgaaactgCTGAACTGCtgagaaataattttgaagcaaatttctacTTCAGGGTAAggaacattattttgaataatttatcaatgactgACAGAAaacatcattgatatgaaactttcattgtgatttgttttaaaaagatttatcattttatcactcaaatttgttattttttgagttCGTGTGAAAATTATTTGTAAGGAAATTatgttagaaatcaatttccttctatattgtgtatttttggtattgttattatttttagctaaatttgaatttcgtgaAAATGCAGAGTCAGTCATGTGGAGGTAAAGTATCTTGCGAGACACAATGGTCGCGCAGTACCAATGGCTGCACATTTTCAACTTTGATCATAATTATCTCCAAAAATCATGAACTAGTATTTTAATAGTCCACATTTTCTGATTTCCACACTATTCACTTATCGCTTGGCAGAGAGAATAAAAAATTACGTTGTTTTTTAAtctcaggatttttttttagattttccgtttttttgttgttgtcaatAAAGAAGctctatttttaatttggtttaatttttgtacACTTTAGCGGGGCGATCTAAACAAGAAACATAGGCGTGCGCGGCCATTGATACATCGAAATGGCCATACTTTTCCCATATCACTTAAGGATAAAAAACCCAGCAAACCAATAAGCACTGTTATCCGCTctttcgaagctgcgctgctgccatctggggtagtacgatgtagcgtgagcaacattctgggtgaacggtaaattatagacaactttacattgcttcgagttaagttttcataaatccaaattattttgaaaaaaaaaacactcctttgaaaaattggagtttgttttgaagtaaatttaaataaattagcctggtaggagagtcaattctatctgatagttccattttaaaaaagtcagtcggtcagagaaaactaacatggggccgttcagataccacctggacaacttaggggggaggagggggtatgaaaatgtccacggagaggggggtaagGGTTTGGGtagtgtccacgtggacatacttactttcaaaacattttctaaaggtgttaattgattaaatgttttaatcaaaatcttaaaattgcaaagcttaccagtttaagtttaagcaaCTATAGTAGCCACTTTAAAGCaagctataaatatgataattttgaaattaataataattataattattacaaattagattaaaaaaaacaatttcaaatctgtccacgtggacatacgggGAGGGAggcaggggtttgccaaatgtccacggagggggaggatggggtcaaaaatctcatttttctgtccatgtGGTATCTGAACCGCCCCTATGTGAATCAATCTTTTCgtccattttcttaacttttaatttttgccaataatctatattttttatcatatcttcatATTAAACTTTATGCGATTCTCGTTGGTCTATATAAAAGAACGATTTTCTCGTTGTTACTTTAAACTATaactattggatttggtttagttgttgcatttaataaatacgttatataaaaatttaaatagtttcagcctaagacagtataaaatgttaagttttaatttaaaattttctacggctagtggttgtataaatataattttcaaaaaaattttccaaaaaaaaaatgagatcatgaggtccgataaaaatacaaaacattttataacccttgaacgatggcaattgaaaagcatttaagtaaacttgaattgtgtagtaatccaaggatataattttttttttcatgtcaaccaccatcaaatataaaaatccgCTTTCcggctttaaaattattacgcctgattctatgcagctgcagaaggaaacctaaagcctagtccacactaggagacgattcgtctcgagacggtctcccattttcttcgggagacactgagaccgtctcaggtttccaacaacaacaacagacaacaaataagttcgtctcataacaaaaatcgtaGTTAATGTTGCCTaatgtggactaggcttaatagaaaatagcaaaaatttatgttttttcgaataaaaaattctaccttaccaattgttgggtctttcccaaattttaaaggaacgttaattgactactcttttaacaaactgcaattgaaaatgtgcatttggctcgagttttcattcaaaaatatgtgaaatactcagaatagtttttggagtagtaaaaaattgaccttttttgatgtcgatttgcgatgcttcacggtacatacacattttctcctatagctcacaataatctctgaaccttctactCCAAATCTGTATCcgtcatattttgaaaatcctaaccaaatcaaagaaaataatgatttattagaagctagtatttccacccgtttgtttacatttttttgcacacacacgagctgtcaaaaattagcttcgaaatcgcgaatAAGCCAAATAAAGGATTCATAACACCATTTCAGTGCTTATACGCCGTATAAAATGACAGACAGAAaacagaaatatattttatttttattttatctatccAGTGGGTTGTACCCACTGGCAAAGTATTTTGACATTTCcccatacacagcaaaaaatttctaaaagtacacggaatctaaaaaacgagtgatctattttttcttgagtataattgcaaaaagatgtaattttaaactctttttgatgtaatattagacttttttcaaaaataggatagaaataaactgttttgatgttattttacattgcgtcatgcaaaaatcaaccggtcaatgaaatttatgtcacaaacagtgtaaagtTAGATCTGTTTGATTAATTGAATGtaaacaaagtaaacaagtcgaaaaattattcggaaacgagtcgaTCAAAGGCGTAGCTACCTACAGCAGCACTTCTATAGAGTCTTTTAAAGTCGTAAGTAtacgtgaaatgaagaataCGGTTGAAACTGACTAGTTTTttctccattacagcaaggtcagatttttTCGCAGAGGCTGATATCCGGACAGCTATTATccggagaaacttttgtcagatCAATTCAAGTGTCCAAGTGCTAAGCGAAAGATCATGATtttccggaaccattcgaggataCTGATGACGCTGAACTGCAGTAAAAACATCCCCGTGCTGGGAATTCTgatgcaacaacaattccagcTTGACGCTTTCCGTGatggtgttttaattttcagttatgtaaataaatgtgaattaaaaataatacatatGGGTGTATTCATTcaaagacaaaagcaaaaacctgaatatttagcaaaaatatccatatttacgataataaatttaaaaatttacatccctgtgtatttttacacgacggcttctgtgatccgatctcgtgcattgatttcgatctaaatttacacgcctcaaaaattacatcctggaaaaaaataaaccgtgatagaattttacatcgaaatcgatgttccgttttcgtgcatcgttttcaatctaaatttacacgaatttttcttgctgtgtaggcCATAGAAAACCGAAATACACGCCagaagtggattttttttattagcccTTTAGAGCTACTTAGCACTGAAAGGCATGTTCTATATCCGACTATAATGCCAAGTTAGAGCCAtttcttaaccctcatccgcattagatttcattaccctaatcagcacttgtggtgtcaatttgacaccacaagctcaaatcgttataacttttggcgtatTAGaccaatttaaacaaaacttacatcaaaagaaaccttgtaatgtcagtgaaatatgtttagaaaattatatatagctaaagttacaagttttctcgttattcagcatgaaagaaaaaaaatccgaaaaaacatgcctcacgaaaactgctgttgttcatatgttacacgttcaaaaaaatatttgccttatgcatatgaaagctgaagttaatgcctacatcatgaagacaagaaatatttttttaaattttttttaatgaaatggtcacaaaaagttcaaaaaagtggtctaaaaaacctacttttcattcgattgctagtaaatactgtttgagcgatggtaaagttttgaaaaaaatatgactacaaaatgcattaaaattccaacattttgctgtctttagatttttgatgcaacaaaaattgaatttactggaatttttcaaagttcactacttcgcgcgatttttttacaaattgaaatttcatctgtttttgtggtccaccgtcaggttgtacccggattatcagtgcttttactttgtttggacaaagcaagagtatattcattggaaagcacatttaatcttcattctagtgaggtgctgcaattcacgctgtgagatttcacaaaaatatgaaaattataaacgtaaaatcattcctgaatttttagaactacaagcagccgtccagcaaaacgtgtttgtttgctctccgagtaggtacggtgggtggtgattcgggcagagagcgaagccgacaaacgaaataatgatgcgtgtcgtacatttcttggttgaaaatattctattgagagTAGTTTGCATTTGCTattcacgacacgcatcattatttcgtttgtcggcttcgctctctgcccgaatcaccacccaccgtacctactcggagagcaaacaaacacgttttgctggacggctgcttgtagttctaaaaattcaggaatgattttacgtttataattttcatatttttgtgaaatctcacagcgtgaattgcagcacctcactagaatgaagattaaatgtgctttccaatgaatatactcttagttggtccaaacaaagtaaaagcactgataatccgggtacaacctgacggtggaccacaaaaacagatgaaatttcaatttttttaaaaaatcgcgcaaagtagtgaactttgaaaaattccagtaaattcaatttttgttgcatcaaaaatctaaaggcagcaaaatgttggaattttatgcattttgtagtcatatttttttcaaaactctaccatcgctcaaacagtatttactagcaatcgaatgaaaagtagggttttttgaccacttttttgaactttctgtgaccatttcattaaaaaaaattttaaaaaatatttcttgtcttcatgatgtaggcattaccttcagctttcatatgcataaggcaaatatttttttgaacgtgtaacatatgaactacagcagttttcgtgaggcatgttttttcggattttttttctttcatgctgaataacgagaaaacttgtaactttagctatatataatgttctaaacatatttcactgacattacaaggtttctattgatataagttttatatgaagttcataataattcaaacgacttaaatagattttactgttgtggtgtcaaaatgacaccaaaagtcggaaaagggagtttttttgtgcaggcttccagggttcgtccataaaaaaagtaaacatccaatattgaagaacttttgaattcatttagggtccccgaagaaatttttgtattttgaagcttctgaaaaaagttacaagccttcaaacttgcaatggtgtcaaaatgacaccctaatgcggatgagggttaatgttTAAAGGTTACTTGAAAATTCcacaatgttaaaatttttccttGAAGTACGTCAAGCACACTACATTTCAGTGCTTTTCTTTTCAGAATCGCACAAAAAATGGACTTTTCACAACACAAAGAACATCCACCACCGAAAGCGCAGCCATTGGGTCTCGCATGGCAGTTACTACAAGACATACAACAGTTCAGGTTTTATAACCGACTTTAAGACCATGTTTAAGTTTCATAAGAGGCCTGAAGAGTCTTATAAATCAAATATTGCTACTTGGGATACGTACAGACTTGCAAGTTTTCAGatgatcatttgaaattgacaCTCACCGTAATAGTTATCAATTCAGCAGCACAAGGAATTTCGTTGTGACGCTCAAAGAtttcgatgtcaaacgaaattcgtTGAACATcacatcgagaaaaaaaaatcccaattcAGAATCCCATTAAAGAAATCTTTAGCTATATTCCCCACTTTTTGCCCTAGTATTTTTTTCACGACAAATTAATTTGTTACTAATCTTTGGATTATTTTAATGTATCATTATTTGATTAGCTTTTCACACTAGCGGCACACGCTTAGTTGAACGACTCCAAatgcttcgataaaaaaaaatacgaaagccCTTTACTGTcgctactttcataacagtcccatatgcaaaaataagcaaacgagaaaatcagctttttctgttttggacaatatttttaaattgtgaccacaattttcagcataaacgaaaatcgtttgatggaaTGTGTCCTAGGTTGTCATGCAAAATCGTAAGATCTGAAATTTACGAAATAAGGCCATTGGTAAGGTCGgaagcaccatttttattcgttatgggactgttatgcgagcgtATTTGAGACCGTACTCGCAtgacagtcccatacagaatatgttttgctcACCAAACTACTTTCTAAGactaaaatttgatcatttttgaacttctaaatgcagttatcagaaaaaaacatacttttggaaaaaaatatcgtgaattctaCATTAAGTTGAATCGTTTTACGATATTTGATTGCatttgatagtttttcgctcaggaagacATTTCTTTCTTCTTACTGGCCttccttcgaaaactagtgtgtataattcgacatcaagtgagtggaatctttttaaaatgattcaaagaaagaaatcaaagactatttcgccgaaaggaacattgaaaagtaactaatattatattatatttcaatgtatttttttacatatttctacgcaaactaaacaattttttttttctaaaactctttaaaaaatattttcgcagtGGCTGAAAAGTACTACATTATGAtttcaagatcaatttaaccggaattgttttagcaaaattattgaaattgtggagcaaaacaacgaatagatGCCAACTTTGCTAGAATCGTATTAGAAATCTTGAAAACCTGttaatttgatacgaaaagactacgtgttaaaAGACGACGAagtatttgtcataatttctaACCGGTTAACAAGTTTTAGAATACAATTGTTGGAAATTTGAGGCCCTTTACATTGAATTTTTGTATTCACCatgattttctattaaaaaatgagtaaaataaattggagaaatatcatttataaccgggaaaaaagcgggcaaaactttggaatttgaaaACGTAAAATCGCCAGCAAACCTGAATATATATAATCAGCTTTTCAACTTGAATAGGGATTTGccttaaaatacttaaaatcatcagattgcagGAAGATAGTTAGTTGTTTTCTGAATGCAGTTATATTAAAACAGGGCTGAACTTTTATCGTTGGaatgtaagatattattttgtatCAGGGTAAAGACCTTAGATTTCAACAGGAGCTTgatttcgatacaatttttaacataagaCATATATTCTAGCGTCCAGCGATCACTTTAATGCAGTTGCTAACCCTGTTCCGGCGCAGTCACAACGAACAGCGGTCCACAACAATTAATTACAATAAAATACGAAGACATCAATGAATTACAAACGAAATACGAAAAAACGCTATAAAATACGAATGTTAAGTGAAATAGTTATAAGGGAAGAAATATCTTGTAAATAGTACAcataaaacatgaatttcacCGAACACAATTTCACACAACACACAACACAAAACATTGAATTGACAACACTGCACACTCACACCATATAGTTCTAAGAGTGAGAAAAATCTTGACGAAAAAGTGAATCGTGAATTCAAACAATAGCTCGTAAGTGACATGTATGTATTTATGCTTCAATAAAGATCACTTTTCAAAACCTATTCGCGCGAACGGACGTGTCTCCAACCGAAAATTTCGCTTCGCTTATCGGCCTTTGTTCtgctccgccatcgctggtcaaGTTGATGACCAAAGTTGTTCCTGCTATTCCGAATCCTTCGACgccgtttgggacccaattcCTGGGACAACAATAACGGAAGCCTGCGTCCGTACATGGTCCTTCATCCCGGATTGAATCGCGCACGTACCTGCCAGGCCTGGGGAATCATTTTCGGCATTCACCACCAGCATCAGCAGCAGAAAGTGCACTTcgatcagcagcagcagaagcaatTAATTTGCTCATAagtaccagcagcagcagcaatcaaTCACCGCGGAACAACCAGCTATCCTGAAAGGAATCATCGTTTCAGTACTTGTGGTAATTTCGTATACACAATTACTTACGCTTTTTTCGACTTCCAGGGGGGTTGGTCATCGGTCCCGAGTGCGTAATTGAGGCTTTTACACGATAATCGACGTTGAACGGATCGAGTTGGAATTTTTCGGAAACTTCccgggtgatttttttccgatttgtcAACATCAACAAACCGTAGGTTGGACCGGTCTGGTAAGTCATATGCCCACTATTCTTTCGCCGGAAACGGTTCCAAGTGAAAAGTTAGCACAATTGGTGCATgtttcggatattttttattatcgaaTATTGTTCGTCGGCCATTGCTGTAGGCCATAGCAGATCAATTTGGAGCTGATTATTAACCCTTCAAGTCCCAGTAGCACAAAAAGTGcctaattcaaaaatatttttgaaagtttttttatttttgattttttgcgaatCGATTGCGATTATcgattttttgggaaatttaacCCTCTCAGTACCACTggaaattaattgaaaacaaaaaaaaaaatattttttcggtattttgcggttttttttgaattttttccgcTAAGCGATGAAGAAAGAAGTGGAGTTTAAGAAAAACTTGGTGATTTATCGCCAGGCTCGAGATTCAATGGAACGAGCCATGAAtttcatgcaaaatttcgaCCCAGATACGCAAGTTGAGCAAGCTTTAGCTCGAAAAAATGCTCTTGAGAGCAATtacaagaaattttgccaagccTCATTGAATCTTGAGAGCCTTGAGGAGGAGGAAAACACTGAGATAGATTTCGCGAAGGATATGGCTGCTTTTGAGGAGGATTACTTCACGCTTAAAGCGTTTTACGCATCGCTAGAGGTACCCCGCACGCCAGCACCAATGACAGGTTCATCGGGTCATTCTTTTCGGGCCCTGAAGTTGCCGGATATTAAACTGCCGGAATTCAGTGGCAGTATTTTACGGTGGTTTTCTTACTACGACACGTTCGATTCGCTAGTGCACAACAATGCAGACTTGTCAGATGTGCAGAAGTTTCACTACCTCAAGTCGACTCTTCGAGGAGAGGCACTGAAACTGGTTGAGAAAATGTCTGTCACGGGTAACAACTATTCGGTGGCGCTGAAAATGTTGACTGATCGGTACCAGAACTTGAACATCCTGGTACGCAGTCACATTGAGGCATTGTTTAAAGTTGAAAAGGTGCGCAAGGAGTGTCCTCGTGAGCTGACAAATTTGGTCGGCGACTTCGAGAACAACTTAGGAGTTTTGGAGAAGCTGGGCGAGAACACGAAAGGCTGGAGTTCACTTCTGGTGCATATGGTGTCAGCGCGGCTGGATCACAACACGCTTCGCGAGTGGCAGCGAGCAGCggataaaaaaaagatgccGACGTACGACGAGCTGATCAAGTTTATCCGTGAGTACGTGATGGAGCTAGAGACGTTGCAGTCCGATCGACCAGTGCGTGACTCCAGACCCAATCTCCAGAGCGTGAATGCTGCTACCGAGGTC
It includes:
- the LOC129744543 gene encoding transcription factor Dp-1, which encodes MAHHQNKPVSIVIQDPNGQQQILQVMQTASTTGRPLTSASVKTIVKEVTGQDTSAIITGQNFATPIVQKLAPGQKIITVNSPKLQFVNATAGKSVNGKPLVRISPSQLGQLKLIATPGQISGKNLTAMLAPSTSMSPSTSAAIPAASASYISTGNVMTSSPMASSASIITTSFTPPSPVVATVQQTTHKGSQQYHQVQQQHQQSQQYNYGKKAAASQQIHTPASRRRKTDKIGRGLRHFSMKVCEKVKEKGTTTYNEVADELVAEETQSHPGVDPASYDQKNIRRRVYDALNVLMAMNIISKEKKEIRWHGLPTSSVQECDDLEKENEKARERIEQKQKQLRDLIMQHVAFKSLVARNQENEDRGLVPNPSSAIQLPFIIVNTDKKTHINCSISNDKSEFSFDFDNAFEIHDDLEVLKRMGLLLGFDKGQCTVENISKLKSMVPKSLEKYIDKYGLGIENETDDLEMASSYGGQDFYDDSAQDVGDLFATFHPDNASELNEDDLISEDGQDG